The following nucleotide sequence is from Aneurinibacillus soli.
GCTTTCCGGTTCTTTTTATTATGCTACTCTCTTATCCAGTATCGTTCCATCTCCACATCCGTCATGTACGTAACACGCTCTGGCAAATCACCCTCACTTACGCATAAACAAGCAATATGTGCTTCATCAATACAGTAATGACGAATACTCCAGCTATTCTTTGCTTCTATACTAAGAAAGCATGCAGGGGTTAACAGCCCTGTTCCTATTGCTTTGCCAATCGCTTCTTTTCGTGTCCATTTTTCATAAAAGAATGTCCATCTATTCGCTTCTTTTTGCTGCAATAGCGAGGCATATTCTTCTGAAGTCAGACACTCAAAGGCAACCTTACAATCAAGTGGTTGTATTTCCTCTATATCGACTCCGATTCTTCCTTTTTCGGTCATGGCACATATAATCCATTTTCCTGCATGACTAAGATTAAAGTCCCCTTGCCAGCCTGAAGATAACGCCACATAAGGGCGCCCTCTTTTATCTCTTCTATACCACTTCGCAACCTCTATGTATGGATAGTAATGCTGGAACATGTAATATACGGTTAAGATCCCAAGCAGTGCTCGTTGCCTATCTTCTATTCTTTTATAGTTTAGAATACGCTGCTGTTCTTCAGCCGACAACACGGAAAGAAAGCACGCCTGTTTACGATCAGAGATGTAACCCGTATTTCGTACAGCTATTATCATCTTGCTGTTACATGCTCTCTAGCAGGTGGGAAATACCCTATTTTAATGGCATAGGTTACTAGTGCCTGTACCAAATCATGATCTGGCTTCGGACAATCAATTCCTGCTCTCATTAGAATCTCTTGCGCTTCGTTGCATACATACCGATATTCAGAATCATGTGCACCATCCCCTTCAAGCTGGGCTATTGCTAACTCTAGCGCTTCGGCTTTTTCCCCTGGATCATCAACTTGGAACAAAGCCTCCCGATATCTTGTAGGTTCTAGTAGTGTAATCTCATATCCTAGCGACTGTAATTGTGTAATGAAGTCTGTATAGTGGATCTGCTCACTATTGCATATATGGAATGTTCTTCCTTCTATTTCTGGTTGACTAGCTAGATTTACAATCGCTCGGCTCGCATAATCTACTGGTGTAATGTCGACGTACCAATCAGCAGCAGGAGCAATCCCCAATAGCAGCATTGCTTTTATCATCCGATAAAATGCATTGCTTTCAATATTACGCTGGAACTTTCCAGACTGTGTACGACCAACCAGATTGCCTACACGGTAAATCGTAGCCGGAATGCCTTTCATAGCTGTACGTACGATATTCTCTGCGCGAAGTTTGCTATTGGAGTATTCATTTTCTAGTACTACATCGTATGTGAAATCACCATTTTTCACAAAGTCATTCCATTGTCCACTCGCTGCTAAGTCTTCCGGCACACTTACAGTTGAGATGTGATGAAAATGAGCATCCTGCTTATTGCGGATTATGTCTAGCAAGGACGATGTCCCTCTTACATTTACTTTTTCAAACTGGGATGAATCTCCAAAATGACGAACATCCGCTGCACAATGAATGATCGCATCAATTTTTTCAGACAAATGGTCACGTACATCAGGAGATATACCGAGATCCGGTTCACTTAAATCCCCTTCGACAATCACAATTCTGCTTTTGAAAGCTTCTAGATTGCTATCAGGAAAATAAAAGTGCACCGTATTCAAAAGACGCTGTTCAGGCGAACCTCCATCAGAAACACGAACAAGGCAATAAACGTTTGCTTTTGTTTCCTGCAAAAGCTCATGTACGATATGTGCACCAAGATAACCGGTTCCTCCCGTTACAAGCACATTCCGGGCTGTATTCCACTCCCGCTTCTTTGCTCCTTTTATGACAGGGGGTTCCGTTAACTCTTTGATCTGGCGTTCTTCGTTAGACAATGCATGCACCGGTTCTGACTCTCCTGCTCGCTCCACGTATTCTGCTAACGCAGCAATCGTGCGGCAACGGAAAAAATCTTGTATTTTTAGGGAAGGAAACTTCGGTTTTAACAAAACAAGAATGCTGATGATTTTTAGCGAATGTCCGCCAATATCAAAAAAGTCATCCGCAACCCCGATCTCCTCTACACCAAGAACTTTCTCCCATGCTTTGGCGATACACTTTTCTGTCTCACTCTTCGGTTTTTCCCTATTTTTTTGTATCAGCGTAATTTTATCTTTTCTGGTAACTAATAGTTTCCGATCAATTTTACCCGTTGGAGCAATCGGCATATTCTCTAAATAAATGAACTGTTCGGGAACCATGTAACCTGGTAACGATTGAGCAAGAAAGTTCCGTATTTTCTTTTCGTCTAGTGGTTGCATACTTCCTGTACTGTAGTAGGTTACTAGTCGTTTATTTCCATCTTCTTCTGTTTTTGCAACAACAGCTACATGTTCAACATCCGCCTGTTTTGCAAATACGTCTTCAATCTCATCTATTTCAATCCGGTGACCGCGAATTTTCACCTGATTATCCTTGCGTCCTACATACTCGATATTGCCGTCAGCTAGCAATCGTACAATATCCCCTGATTTGTACAAATATTTCCCTGAGCTATCAGAGAACAAGTGAGGCACAAAAGCCTCCGCTGTTTTATCCGGCTTATTCAAGTATTCTTTGGCTAAGCCCACTCCTCCAATATACAGCTCTCCCGGTACATGAATCGGACACAGCTGTCCATTTGGATCTACGATATACGTTTCATAATTATCATAGGGCTTTCCGATTGGAATATAAACCTGATCGGATGGAACTTCTTCTTCGATGAGATAAATCGTCGTCCCTACCGTACACTCCGTCGGCCCGTATGCATTAAAAACCTTACTACCCAGTCCAAAGCGTCGTTGCCATAGACGTACGGTTTCGCCGGTTAGCGCTTCACCGGCTACGATAATTCTTTTGATTGTTTGCAGTTTACGGATACTTTTATCTTCCAGATAGGCTGCAATTTGTTTAAAGAACGCAGTCGGAAGTGCCAGCGCTCCTGTTGCCTTAACTCTCTCGGCAGCATTAGCAAATTCTTCGATCGCCATCCGCTCCACATTAGACAGCAAATGTAAGCGTGCACCCCAGAGCAAAGCGGAAAACGTTTCGGCAATTGAAGCATCAAAACTATACGAAGCAAATTGAAGAAAAACATCGTCTGGCATACATTCATACGGTCCCCGCAAGTATACGAGCAAATTTACTGCACCCCTATGAAGAATAACCGTTCCTTTAGGATGACCCGTAGAGCCGGACGTATAAATCATGTAGGCAGGATCTACTGCCTCTGGATAGATAGAAAAATGTATAGGATTATACGGGAGCAACGCTGCATCATCTACATAAAGTACCTGAGCGGTATGTCCATCAAAGCAACTACTCTCCTGCAGAATGTTTGTATATTGTGTTTTCGTTATGATAAAAGCGGCACGGCTATCCTCAATCATGTATTCGATACGCGCTAGCGGATATTCCGGATCAATGGGTACATATACCCCTCCCGCTTTCATAATTCCGAGTAGACCTACTACTGTTTCGAGACTTCGTTCCATAAATAAAGCAACAAAATCACCTTTTTTCAACCCATGATCACACAACATCTGAGCGACCTGATCAGATTTGTGATGTAATTCTTCATAAGTAAGCTGTCCTTTCTCCGAGGAAAGGGCGATACGGGCAGGGAATTTTTCGGCTGCTTCCACAAACAGAGCAGGAAGGGTTTTATCAGCCGGAAACTCTCTTTTTGTATCATTCAGCATCTCATATAGATTACATTCTTCTTGACTCAAGATGTCAATTTTTCGAAAATGAGCAGACGGTTGAGCTGCTAGTGTTTCAAGAATATTTTGGTATTGTTCAATAAAACGATAGATGGTCTCCCGCTTAAATGCCTTGCTATTAAAGGTCACCTCTACCCCATAACCATTCGAAAGTGAATGAATGTTCCATATAATCGGTACCGACTGTTCTCTGCATGCATCCCCCATCGTAAAGATAGCGGGATAATGACTCGCTTCAAAAGCACCGAGGAAAAAACGGTGGTCGATCGCTTCTGATAATCGAATTTTCACTTCCGTTAGCAGCTGCTCAAACGTCTCCATTCCCGCAACAGAAATCCGAAGAGGAAGAATTCTCATTTCTTCCTCTTCCCCCTCACAAAAAGAAGGAACACCTACCAAAATGTCTTCCTCATATGAAAGACGATATATCCAAACCAGATACGCAGACAACATGATCACGTCTATTTCACGATTACTATTTTGACATAGAGTTCGTGCCTTCTGTATCCAAGGTCCAGTGATAGAAGCCTTTACTGATTCCTTTGCAGCATCGTGTAACGAATACCGTGAGAAATCCGATGGTATTTGAATAACAGGCAGTGGCTCAGCTAGCCTATCAAACCAGTATCCTTCTGCTGCTTTTTCTTGTCTGTACTCTTCCATTACACTATCATCCTTTTATTGTTTTATATCTTTGGCTGTTATTCGTGTAATTATAAAGTGAAACGTTCAATCGTTTCTTTCAGCTCATCCACTACCGTATCCAGCGATTCCGTTTCCCTTGCAATCTCTTGCATCGATGCTAATTGTCGTACTGACGATGAAGAAACAGAAGAAGTGTTTCCAGCGAATTCCTGAGAAATTCCTGTCATTGACTCCATGGATGCTGTCACTTGTTGCGAACTAGCAGCCATTTCCTCAGAGGTAGCAGATACTTCCTGGATTTGCGTATTAATACCCTGAACCGCTTCTAAAATGTATTCAAAAGCTTGTCCTGCCTTTTGGACCACTTCCATTCCTACATTTACTTCTTTCACCACATGATCCATAGACGAAATGGAATGAGAGGTTCTTCCCTGAATTTCCTGTACGAGATTTGCAATTTGTTGTGCTGATTGTGTGGACTGTTCAGCCAGTTTTCGAACTTCATCTGCTACAACCGCAAATCCTTTCCCATGCTCACCCGCACGCGCAGCTTCAATTGCTGCATTAAGGGCCAGCAAGTTTGTTTGGGAAGAAATCCCGGTAATCATCTCCACGATTTTGCTAATTTCCTGAGAGTGTTCTCCTAGCGACCTTACATCAGAAACGGATTTGTCTACAGAGAGACTGATACTTCTCATCTGCTCAACCACTTTCTTCGTGGTGCTATTTCCTTCTTCCGCTTCCAAAGCCATTGTGTTCGAAACTTCAGAGATGCTACCTGAGGTTATCGCTACATGCTGAATTCCCTCTGAAAGCTCTTGAGTAGCTTGAGAACTGGCCATGACACTCCCTACCTGTATCTCCGTACTGCTTGCGATCTCCTGAATCGCAGCAGAGACTTGCTGATTCTCTTGAACGGTATTCTTAATTTCTGATGATAGCCTTGCTGACAAATGAGAAATACGAGAAGATACATCCGTTACATTGTGAATAATCCCACGCAGATTTGTGAGCATGGCAGAAAAGCTTTTGCCTAACTCGCCAATCTCATCATTGCCTTGTACTTCCGTGATTTCGATATTCAAATTTCCTGCAGCTATCATATGTGCTTTCTCTGAAAGAGAATGAATCGGTGCCATCATACGTCTGATGATAAAGTAAATGAGCAATCCGCAAATGATTGTAAAAGGTAGCATCATGTATAAAATCGTACTAGCCTCTTTCCAAGCTTTCTGGGTGACTTGCGCGACATTATAATCCACTACATAAACGGCAATGACATTGTTTTGTTCGTCCAAAACAGGCGCAATTCCCGTTTTAAATTGACCATACTGGTCTCCATATATATCGGTAGCCTGAATTTTCTTCTGCTCAAACGCAGCTTTCATTAAAGCAAGTAAGTCTGGTGAGAGACCTACTTCGTTAAGATTTTGATTATACGGAACGCCTAATTTTCGAAGACTTGAACTCATGGAAACATTAAAGAACTGCCCGTTTTTATAGGAAGCTAGATATAGATTGTCAATAATCGTAGAATGGCCCATGATTTCATCCATCTTTTTGGTTGCTTGCAGTACATCTGGATTTTTATCGTTTGGCTGTGCAACAACGGATCGTACTTGATCTAGATTTACTTCTTCGGCTAGAATCGCCGCCGTGTCATGTAATTGTTTGCTCATGCTGCTTAAGTTACTATTTTTAATCATAAAATATGTAGCAGTACTACTTAAAATCCCAAAAACTAATAGTATACCAAGAGATGCAATAATAATTTTCCAACTTGCTGAGTTTCTAATTCTTCTCACTACGTACCCCTCCAACTAAATATGTTGCCTTATCTCTAGCAGCACCAACCGTCTAAAATTTTCTAGTCTATAGCTTTTAGACATTAGCTCCAAAAAAACAAAAAAACAATCCCCAAAAACTGATTCACAATGCAAACAGGGATTGTTTTTAGCGCAACCTGGCAACCGTAGTTATAAAAACCGTAGGCCCATAGCTTTGCGTCCCATCTTTTCAGAAGGTTTGCCAACGTTACATATGTTATATATGCTATATATGTTATATATTTACCATGGGAAATGTTACACCTCTTGTACAATTTTTGCAATATAAGTCGTAATAAATAGTTCTTTATTCCTCCTATCTAGATACACAATTTACAGTACGTGTATGGTTTTAATATGCTGTAAATTCCAATATACCGTTTCCCTATCTGCTGTAACAATAGTAAGCCTGTTATGATCAACCTTCTGCAGTAAGCCTATTTTTCATCGTTGTCTCCCCCATCTATGACAATGATGTGATTTTCTAATCTTTCACATTGGCTTTCAAACGTTCTAGCTAACGGCATCGAAACCGGATTAACAGGAAGATGTTGGTTACTCAATGAATAAGGTGCTGCATCTTGTGGATAGGGAATTAGCCACTTCACATGATTCATCGAAATAAACATAGTCTTATACACAGGAGAATAGAAGACAAAGTAGTCGTTCATGATACTTGTCAAATATCCATGAATGGATTTATTCCCTGTCACGTAAATTTAAACAAATTGACCTTTAGCGTTTGCTAGCGCTTTACGAAACGAGATCGAAGCGGAGTCACTTTCAATTGGTTTTTCTATTGGAATGTAGAGAAAAGATAGCGTGCTGTGATCATATACAACAATGATATCCAATCCGGCATCTATGAGAGTACCTTTGTAGTAATTTTTTCCCGATACCTCGATATCTACATGTTTTCCTATGAAATGATTAAAATCATTCATATTATTTCTCCCTTCTTCTCGTATGGAATGGGATATTAAAACAGCCAGGAGACCCAATAGTATAAAACAACTAACGTAAATAGCGTGGCAGGGGGAATGACGGTCAGTGTGATTTTTATATACTGCCACCAGGTAATTTTTACTTTTCCGCGCCTTACGATATGCATCCACATCAGCGTAGCCAGTGTTCCCATCGGAAGAAGTAACGATCCCATGTCACTTCCAATGACGTTAGCCAGATACGAGATTTTTAAGGTGAGCGGGTCAAGGTGCATGTTCATGAGTGTAAGAGTTCCAACCATAAGCGCGGGATGATTATTAAATATATTGGATAGAACAGAGAGGAGAGTTCCCATCATAACGCTTGCGTGCAACAAATTCCCGGAAGAAACGATCGGATGTATGAAATCAATCAGCCATGCTGTTAATCCAATGTTGTGCAGGCCATAAATAATGACATACATACTAAAGGCGAAGACAAGAATATACCATGGCGTTTTTTTCAACATATCCATCGGGGATATTTTTAAGTGAACCCAACGCCATCCTAACAGTACAAGAGAGCCAATGACAGCTACAATCGAGACAGGGATCGTCAAATACGAAGCAATAAAGAGACTAACACGAACAGACAATACAAAAAGCAGAATGTTTCTCATAAAACGGGAACGTGCCTTATCCGATGAAGGAGATAACT
It contains:
- a CDS encoding 4'-phosphopantetheinyl transferase family protein codes for the protein MIIAVRNTGYISDRKQACFLSVLSAEEQQRILNYKRIEDRQRALLGILTVYYMFQHYYPYIEVAKWYRRDKRGRPYVALSSGWQGDFNLSHAGKWIICAMTEKGRIGVDIEEIQPLDCKVAFECLTSEEYASLLQQKEANRWTFFYEKWTRKEAIGKAIGTGLLTPACFLSIEAKNSWSIRHYCIDEAHIACLCVSEGDLPERVTYMTDVEMERYWIRE
- a CDS encoding non-ribosomal peptide synthetase family protein gives rise to the protein MEEYRQEKAAEGYWFDRLAEPLPVIQIPSDFSRYSLHDAAKESVKASITGPWIQKARTLCQNSNREIDVIMLSAYLVWIYRLSYEEDILVGVPSFCEGEEEEMRILPLRISVAGMETFEQLLTEVKIRLSEAIDHRFFLGAFEASHYPAIFTMGDACREQSVPIIWNIHSLSNGYGVEVTFNSKAFKRETIYRFIEQYQNILETLAAQPSAHFRKIDILSQEECNLYEMLNDTKREFPADKTLPALFVEAAEKFPARIALSSEKGQLTYEELHHKSDQVAQMLCDHGLKKGDFVALFMERSLETVVGLLGIMKAGGVYVPIDPEYPLARIEYMIEDSRAAFIITKTQYTNILQESSCFDGHTAQVLYVDDAALLPYNPIHFSIYPEAVDPAYMIYTSGSTGHPKGTVILHRGAVNLLVYLRGPYECMPDDVFLQFASYSFDASIAETFSALLWGARLHLLSNVERMAIEEFANAAERVKATGALALPTAFFKQIAAYLEDKSIRKLQTIKRIIVAGEALTGETVRLWQRRFGLGSKVFNAYGPTECTVGTTIYLIEEEVPSDQVYIPIGKPYDNYETYIVDPNGQLCPIHVPGELYIGGVGLAKEYLNKPDKTAEAFVPHLFSDSSGKYLYKSGDIVRLLADGNIEYVGRKDNQVKIRGHRIEIDEIEDVFAKQADVEHVAVVAKTEEDGNKRLVTYYSTGSMQPLDEKKIRNFLAQSLPGYMVPEQFIYLENMPIAPTGKIDRKLLVTRKDKITLIQKNREKPKSETEKCIAKAWEKVLGVEEIGVADDFFDIGGHSLKIISILVLLKPKFPSLKIQDFFRCRTIAALAEYVERAGESEPVHALSNEERQIKELTEPPVIKGAKKREWNTARNVLVTGGTGYLGAHIVHELLQETKANVYCLVRVSDGGSPEQRLLNTVHFYFPDSNLEAFKSRIVIVEGDLSEPDLGISPDVRDHLSEKIDAIIHCAADVRHFGDSSQFEKVNVRGTSSLLDIIRNKQDAHFHHISTVSVPEDLAASGQWNDFVKNGDFTYDVVLENEYSNSKLRAENIVRTAMKGIPATIYRVGNLVGRTQSGKFQRNIESNAFYRMIKAMLLLGIAPAADWYVDITPVDYASRAIVNLASQPEIEGRTFHICNSEQIHYTDFITQLQSLGYEITLLEPTRYREALFQVDDPGEKAEALELAIAQLEGDGAHDSEYRYVCNEAQEILMRAGIDCPKPDHDLVQALVTYAIKIGYFPPAREHVTAR
- a CDS encoding methyl-accepting chemotaxis protein translates to MRRIRNSASWKIIIASLGILLVFGILSSTATYFMIKNSNLSSMSKQLHDTAAILAEEVNLDQVRSVVAQPNDKNPDVLQATKKMDEIMGHSTIIDNLYLASYKNGQFFNVSMSSSLRKLGVPYNQNLNEVGLSPDLLALMKAAFEQKKIQATDIYGDQYGQFKTGIAPVLDEQNNVIAVYVVDYNVAQVTQKAWKEASTILYMMLPFTIICGLLIYFIIRRMMAPIHSLSEKAHMIAAGNLNIEITEVQGNDEIGELGKSFSAMLTNLRGIIHNVTDVSSRISHLSARLSSEIKNTVQENQQVSAAIQEIASSTEIQVGSVMASSQATQELSEGIQHVAITSGSISEVSNTMALEAEEGNSTTKKVVEQMRSISLSVDKSVSDVRSLGEHSQEISKIVEMITGISSQTNLLALNAAIEAARAGEHGKGFAVVADEVRKLAEQSTQSAQQIANLVQEIQGRTSHSISSMDHVVKEVNVGMEVVQKAGQAFEYILEAVQGINTQIQEVSATSEEMAASSQQVTASMESMTGISQEFAGNTSSVSSSSVRQLASMQEIARETESLDTVVDELKETIERFTL